The DNA window TACCGGCGAATTTCTTGACTTAATATGTAATAAACAAGTATTTGATTCTTATAATTATTTATATAAGAATATCTTAGCTAATCTAGGTATTGCGCAATTTTACTCAGATGTATAATAAAAACTCAATATGAAAAAAATAATATTGATATGTAAGCATATTGTACATCTTTAAAACCATGTACCTTATTATACTGGACCCGGAAAGGATGATTCTGTGCTTGTAGTTTTCACTCGAACCTTAATTTTATTTTTGCTTGTAGTTATAACCATGCGGGTAATGGGAAAGAGACAAATCGGAGAACTTCAACCATTTGAGCTTGCAGTTGCTATTTTGATATCTGAGCTTGCAGCTGTACCTATGCAAAATACAGGCATACCGCTAGTAAATGGAATAATTCCCATTCTAACTCTGTTAATTGCACAAATGGCATTATCATTTATTGCCCTAAAAAGTACAAAAGCAAGAGGAGTCATATGCGGTAAACCAAGCGTGCTTATAGAAAATGGGAAAATACAAGAAGAAGAGCTTAGAAAGGAAATGTATACTCTAAATGACCTTTTAGAGCAATTAAGAATTAATAACACACCAAACATTGCAGATGTAGAATTTGCAATACTTGAAACAAATGGTCAGTTGAGCATAATACCAAAATCTCAAAAGAGGCCTGTAATTGCTGAAGATCTTAATATTACGACAAACTATGAGGGGTTACCCCTAGACCTCATTGTAGATGGAAACATAAATTATGATAGTTTAAAAAAGGCAAATCTAGACGAGATTTGGCTTAAAAACGAGCTAATGAATTTCGATGTTAATAATCTGGCTGATATTCTATTTGCCTCCTTAGACTCTCAGGGTAAACTATTTTGGCAACTCAAGTCATCAGAAAGGAGAAAGAATTAGATGCACTCTACAAAAATAGTTTTAATTATAACTGTAATACTTGCTATAATTTTTGGTGCATCCGTTTTTACAAACCGCACTCTTTCCAGCCATGCGCAAAGTATTGAAAAAAAAATAAGTACTGTTGAAGCTAATACAAGGGATGGAAAATGGGAAGCAGCCGAAACCGAACTGGCAGCCATTGAGGAAGAATGGCCTAGAGTAGAAAAAATCTGGGCAGTATTACTGGACCACGCTGAAATAGACAATATAGACGAAGCTCTATCAAAGGTATCTGAGTATGTAAAATCAAAGAGTGCCCCTCTTGCTCTTGCCGAGTTGGCATCTTTAAAGAAATATATAAACCATATACCGGTTAAAGAGTCC is part of the Acetivibrio cellulolyticus CD2 genome and encodes:
- a CDS encoding DUF4363 family protein encodes the protein MHSTKIVLIITVILAIIFGASVFTNRTLSSHAQSIEKKISTVEANTRDGKWEAAETELAAIEEEWPRVEKIWAVLLDHAEIDNIDEALSKVSEYVKSKSAPLALAELASLKKYINHIPVKESFNLKNVL
- a CDS encoding DUF421 domain-containing protein, which gives rise to MLVVFTRTLILFLLVVITMRVMGKRQIGELQPFELAVAILISELAAVPMQNTGIPLVNGIIPILTLLIAQMALSFIALKSTKARGVICGKPSVLIENGKIQEEELRKEMYTLNDLLEQLRINNTPNIADVEFAILETNGQLSIIPKSQKRPVIAEDLNITTNYEGLPLDLIVDGNINYDSLKKANLDEIWLKNELMNFDVNNLADILFASLDSQGKLFWQLKSSERRKN